One region of Yersinia bercovieri ATCC 43970 genomic DNA includes:
- the tnpA gene encoding IS200/IS605-like element IS1541B family transposase, translated as MRDEKSLAHTRWNCKYHIVFAPKYRRQVFYGEKRKAIGSILRKLCEWKNVNILEAECCVDHIHMLLEIPPKMSVSGFMGYLKGKSSLMLYEQFGDLKFKYRNREFWCRGYYVDTVGKNTARIQEYIKHQLEEDKMGEQLSIPYPGSPFTGRK; from the coding sequence ATGAGGGACGAAAAGAGCTTAGCGCACACGCGATGGAACTGTAAATATCACATAGTATTTGCGCCGAAGTACCGAAGACAGGTGTTCTACGGGGAAAAGCGCAAAGCGATTGGCAGTATTTTAAGAAAGCTGTGCGAATGGAAGAACGTGAATATTCTGGAAGCGGAATGTTGTGTGGATCACATCCATATGCTTCTGGAAATCCCACCCAAGATGAGTGTGTCGGGCTTTATGGGATACCTAAAGGGAAAGAGTAGCCTGATGCTTTATGAGCAGTTTGGCGATTTGAAGTTCAAATATCGTAACCGGGAGTTTTGGTGTCGAGGGTATTACGTTGATACGGTGGGTAAAAATACAGCCAGGATACAAGAATACATAAAACACCAACTGGAAGAGGATAAAATGGGTGAGCAGTTGTCGATCCCCTATCCGGGTAGCCCGTTTACGGGCCGTAAGTAA
- the kdsB gene encoding 3-deoxy-manno-octulosonate cytidylyltransferase, with product MSFIAIIPARYASTRLPGKPLADIAGKPMVVHVMERALASGASRVIVATDHPEVVKAVEAVGGEVCLTRTDHQSGTERLAEVIERYGFADDDIIVNVQGDEPLIPPVIIRQVADNLAACSAGMATLAVPIESSEEAFNPNAVKVVMDAQGYALYFSRAAIPWERERFAQSKESIGDCFLRHIGIYAYRAGFIRRYVNWAPSKLEQIELLEQLRVLWYGEKIHVAVAKAVPAVGVDTQEDLDRVRAIMLNQ from the coding sequence ATGAGTTTCATTGCTATAATTCCCGCCCGTTATGCTTCAACCCGTCTGCCCGGTAAGCCGTTGGCTGATATTGCTGGCAAACCGATGGTCGTCCATGTGATGGAGCGCGCGCTGGCATCCGGTGCTTCTCGGGTGATTGTGGCAACCGATCATCCGGAAGTGGTTAAAGCCGTTGAAGCCGTGGGGGGAGAGGTGTGTCTGACCCGCACAGATCATCAATCAGGTACCGAGCGATTAGCGGAAGTCATTGAGCGTTATGGCTTTGCGGATGATGACATTATCGTCAATGTGCAGGGCGATGAACCCCTGATACCACCGGTCATTATTCGCCAGGTAGCTGATAACCTGGCAGCATGTAGTGCTGGTATGGCAACACTGGCAGTGCCCATTGAAAGCAGCGAAGAAGCATTTAACCCTAATGCCGTCAAAGTGGTGATGGATGCTCAAGGTTATGCGCTCTATTTCTCCCGTGCCGCTATTCCGTGGGAAAGAGAGCGTTTTGCGCAATCAAAAGAGAGCATCGGCGACTGCTTCTTGCGCCATATTGGTATCTACGCCTATCGTGCCGGTTTTATCCGCCGTTATGTTAACTGGGCACCGAGTAAACTCGAGCAAATCGAACTGTTAGAGCAACTGCGTGTGCTGTGGTATGGCGAGAAAATCCACGTGGCGGTCGCCAAAGCCGTACCTGCGGTAGGGGTTGATACCCAAGAAGATTTAGATAGAGTTCGGGCGATTATGCTCAACCAGTAA
- a CDS encoding Trm112 family protein yields MDHRLLEIVACPVCNGKLYFNKENLELVCKADNLAYPVRDGIPVLLENEARPLSIDEKHA; encoded by the coding sequence ATGGATCATCGTTTACTCGAAATCGTTGCCTGTCCGGTCTGCAACGGCAAGTTGTACTTCAATAAAGAGAATCTTGAACTGGTATGTAAGGCTGACAATCTGGCCTACCCGGTGCGCGATGGCATTCCGGTATTGTTGGAGAACGAAGCCCGCCCACTGTCAATTGATGAGAAGCACGCATGA